A single region of the Halanaerobiaceae bacterium ANBcell28 genome encodes:
- a CDS encoding zinc metalloprotease HtpX, which produces MHGFKTFILMTLLTVILVVLGGAIAGEQGLVMALIFSFAINFFSYWYSDKIAIKMTRSRPLKESEAPHVYEMLRRLTQRARMPMPDLYLTPSGQPNAFATGRNPKNAAVAVTEGIMNLLSDEELEGVIAHELAHIKNRDTLISTIAATMAGVLTFVARMGRYRMMFGGARRRSSNNGGGAAALLSLIAVILAPIAAMVIRFAISRSREYVADETGARIAGRSDGLANALLKMQRQVSARPMQVNEATSHMFILNPLSAKGMGKLFSTHPPIEERVARLQKVRF; this is translated from the coding sequence ATGCATGGATTTAAAACATTTATATTAATGACCTTACTTACAGTTATATTAGTTGTGCTTGGAGGGGCAATTGCTGGTGAACAGGGTTTAGTGATGGCACTTATTTTTTCTTTTGCTATTAACTTTTTTTCGTACTGGTATAGTGATAAAATAGCTATTAAGATGACCAGGTCAAGACCTTTAAAAGAGTCAGAAGCTCCTCATGTATATGAAATGCTACGTAGATTAACCCAAAGGGCAAGGATGCCTATGCCTGACTTATATCTAACACCATCAGGACAGCCGAATGCTTTTGCTACAGGTCGTAATCCTAAGAATGCTGCTGTTGCAGTTACAGAAGGAATTATGAATCTTTTAAGTGATGAAGAGTTAGAAGGTGTTATTGCTCATGAGTTAGCTCATATTAAAAACAGAGATACCTTAATAAGTACAATAGCTGCAACTATGGCAGGAGTCTTGACTTTTGTGGCTCGTATGGGTCGTTATAGAATGATGTTTGGTGGTGCCCGTCGTAGAAGTAGTAATAATGGCGGTGGTGCTGCAGCATTATTAAGTTTGATAGCTGTTATTTTAGCTCCTATTGCTGCTATGGTGATACGATTTGCTATATCCCGTTCTCGTGAGTATGTTGCTGATGAAACTGGAGCTAGAATTGCAGGTCGTTCAGATGGACTAGCAAATGCTTTATTAAAAATGCAAAGACAGGTTTCAGCTAGACCTATGCAGGTAAATGAGGCAACTTCTCATATGTTTATCTTAAACCCTTTGTCTGCCAAGGGTATGGGCAAACTATTTAGTACTCATCCTCCTATTGAAGAAAGAGTAGCACGTTTGCAGAAAGTTAGATTTTAG
- a CDS encoding response regulator: MKKVMIVDDAAFMRLNLRNILKEDYQVVGEAQNGQEAVDMYQDLTPDIVTMDITMPVMDGLEAIKKIKGLDPNAQIIVCSAMGQQKMIIEAIEAGAKDFIVKPFKESRVIEAVSKLT; encoded by the coding sequence ATGAAAAAGGTAATGATAGTTGATGATGCTGCTTTTATGCGTTTAAATTTAAGAAATATACTTAAAGAAGATTACCAGGTAGTTGGAGAGGCGCAAAACGGGCAGGAAGCAGTAGATATGTATCAAGATCTAACTCCTGATATAGTGACAATGGATATAACTATGCCAGTGATGGATGGACTTGAGGCGATTAAAAAAATCAAAGGTTTAGACCCTAATGCACAGATTATAGTATGTAGTGCTATGGGACAGCAAAAAATGATCATTGAAGCTATTGAAGCAGGAGCAAAAGATTTTATTGTTAAGCCTTTTAAAGAAAGTAGAGTTATTGAAGCAGTTAGTAAGCTTACATAG
- the flgB gene encoding flagellar basal body rod protein FlgB, translating to MFTFLNFLQKGLDGSSQRQRALSNNIANVNTPNYKRKDVDFISVLRNETKQSGRKALKNTNPKHISFKSTNSQFRKIQQANTSARNDGNNVEVDAEMSELAKNNIYYNTLVQQVNDRFKFLNAVIDKGGR from the coding sequence ATGTTTACTTTTCTTAATTTTTTACAAAAAGGATTAGATGGTTCTAGTCAACGACAGAGGGCGTTGAGTAACAATATAGCAAATGTTAATACACCTAATTATAAGCGAAAAGATGTAGATTTTATTTCAGTATTAAGAAATGAGACCAAGCAAAGTGGAAGAAAGGCTTTGAAGAATACAAATCCTAAGCATATTTCTTTTAAATCTACTAATAGTCAATTCAGGAAAATACAGCAAGCAAATACAAGTGCTAGAAATGATGGAAATAATGTTGAGGTAGATGCTGAAATGTCGGAATTAGCCAAAAATAATATTTATTACAATACTTTGGTGCAACAAGTCAATGATCGTTTTAAATTTTTAAATGCTGTAATAGATAAAGGAGGTAGGTAA
- the flgC gene encoding flagellar basal body rod protein FlgC — protein sequence MFGSFDVSSSGMTAQRKRMDIISNNIANVDTTRTEDGGPYRRKMPVFQERGANNFTSALSRSMNSSKENGVQISSIVEDQKPFKLIHNPTHPDANEDGYVEMPNVDITLEMVDMIDASRAYEANVTALNTQKNMAMKALEIGRG from the coding sequence ATGTTTGGAAGTTTTGATGTAAGTTCGTCTGGAATGACTGCTCAAAGAAAAAGGATGGATATAATTTCTAATAATATTGCTAATGTTGACACTACTCGTACCGAAGATGGAGGTCCTTATCGTCGTAAAATGCCAGTTTTCCAAGAACGTGGTGCTAATAATTTTACTTCTGCTTTAAGTAGAAGTATGAACTCTAGTAAAGAAAATGGAGTTCAAATATCTTCAATTGTTGAAGACCAAAAGCCTTTTAAACTAATTCATAACCCTACTCACCCAGATGCTAATGAAGATGGATATGTAGAAATGCCAAATGTGGATATAACATTAGAAATGGTTGATATGATTGATGCTTCCAGGGCATATGAGGCTAATGTAACAGCTTTAAATACACAAAAGAATATGGCTATGAAGGCTTTAGAAATAGGAAGAGGTTAG
- the fliE gene encoding flagellar hook-basal body complex protein FliE, whose product MINSINGYNQLSSFNNDNNKTENKSSFIDVLKDSINGTNDLLKNADKLAEAFALGELEDIHKLTIATEKANLALNMTLTVQNKVLEAYNEIMRMQI is encoded by the coding sequence ATGATTAATTCTATTAATGGATATAATCAACTAAGTTCTTTTAATAATGATAATAATAAAACAGAAAACAAGTCATCTTTTATTGATGTACTAAAGGACAGTATTAATGGAACTAATGATTTATTAAAAAATGCTGATAAATTGGCAGAGGCTTTTGCCCTTGGTGAGCTAGAGGATATACATAAGCTTACTATAGCAACAGAGAAAGCTAATCTTGCTTTAAATATGACTTTAACTGTACAAAATAAGGTACTTGAAGCTTATAATGAAATAATGCGCATGCAGATATAG
- the fliF gene encoding flagellar basal-body MS-ring/collar protein FliF, with translation MSEFLKPYIDQFKEQWSKINSTGRWIIVLITALVFLALTYIIFVSGSSQYQVLFSNLDPRDADTIIQRLEDTNASYRLEDDGRTIMLPSDMVHRTRLDMAGQGLPSQGVVGFEIFDQSSFGTTDFERRVNYYRAISGELSRSIQAMDSVDYARVQITAPRESIFLENEQEAEASVLLRLAPGRNLNEAQIRAISNLVAGSVQGMSENKVTIVDTAGNLLSAVLQAGSNDPYNTMRMNRFDIEREFAEALRQDLRLLLSRILGPDNFTIQVQAKLNFDQREVESREFSPVVGDEGIARSRQEEYEYYEGNDGALGGVPGTENNLPQYQYLDEDGSQSQFERSDTITNYEINERIERRVYAPGELERISVAVVLNQDDPNLDLTGIEEIVRAAIGYEQSRGDLVTVSNLVFDRSLEEEIARAEAASLEAERSSMYLYSALIALTLIVLLILFIFIKRSVDPVSEEVIPGKAIDFTVDEDLEKEVAASNGLTEEEKARIQLRENIAKTVGEKPEDVAQLLKTWLTED, from the coding sequence ATGTCTGAGTTTTTAAAACCATATATTGATCAGTTTAAAGAACAATGGAGCAAAATAAATTCCACAGGACGTTGGATTATAGTTCTTATAACAGCACTAGTGTTTTTAGCCTTGACATATATAATCTTCGTTAGTGGTAGCTCTCAATATCAAGTTTTGTTTAGTAATTTAGATCCAAGAGATGCTGATACTATTATACAGAGGTTGGAAGATACTAATGCTAGCTATAGATTAGAGGATGATGGTCGTACTATTATGCTTCCCTCTGATATGGTGCATAGAACCAGGTTGGATATGGCTGGTCAAGGCTTACCATCTCAAGGAGTAGTAGGGTTTGAAATATTTGATCAAAGTAGTTTTGGAACTACAGATTTTGAACGTAGAGTAAATTACTACAGAGCAATTAGTGGTGAATTGAGTCGTTCTATCCAGGCCATGGATTCCGTTGATTATGCTAGAGTACAAATAACTGCACCTCGAGAAAGTATTTTTCTTGAAAATGAACAAGAAGCAGAGGCATCTGTATTACTTAGATTGGCTCCTGGTCGGAATCTAAATGAAGCTCAAATTAGAGCAATTAGCAATCTCGTCGCTGGTAGTGTACAGGGGATGAGTGAAAATAAGGTCACTATTGTAGATACGGCAGGAAATTTATTATCAGCTGTATTACAAGCTGGCAGCAATGATCCTTATAATACTATGAGAATGAATCGATTTGATATAGAGAGAGAGTTTGCAGAAGCTTTAAGACAGGATTTGCGTTTGTTATTAAGTAGAATTCTAGGGCCTGATAATTTTACAATTCAAGTACAAGCAAAGTTGAATTTTGATCAACGGGAAGTAGAAAGTCGTGAATTTTCTCCTGTAGTTGGAGATGAAGGTATTGCTAGAAGTAGACAGGAAGAGTACGAATATTATGAAGGTAACGATGGTGCTCTTGGAGGTGTTCCGGGAACTGAGAACAATTTGCCCCAATATCAATATCTTGATGAGGATGGGTCACAAAGCCAATTTGAACGTTCAGATACAATTACTAATTATGAAATAAATGAAAGAATCGAGAGACGTGTATATGCACCTGGAGAATTAGAAAGAATTAGCGTAGCAGTTGTTTTAAATCAAGATGATCCTAATCTTGATTTAACTGGTATCGAAGAAATAGTTAGAGCAGCAATAGGATATGAGCAATCTAGAGGAGATCTTGTTACTGTTAGTAATCTTGTTTTTGATCGTTCATTAGAGGAAGAAATTGCGAGAGCTGAAGCTGCTTCATTGGAAGCTGAGCGTTCAAGTATGTACTTATATTCTGCTCTTATTGCCCTGACATTAATTGTTTTATTAATTTTATTTATATTTATTAAACGTTCAGTAGATCCTGTATCAGAGGAAGTTATTCCTGGTAAGGCAATAGACTTTACTGTTGATGAAGATCTTGAAAAAGAAGTAGCAGCTAGTAATGGTCTTACAGAAGAAGAAAAAGCAAGAATTCAGTTACGAGAAAACATAGCAAAAACCGTAGGAGAAAAACCAGAAGATGTAGCTCAACTTCTTAAAACATGGTTAACAGAGGATTGA
- the fliG gene encoding flagellar motor switch protein FliG, whose amino-acid sequence MVGKISGKNKAAILLVALGPDLSAQIFKHLSDEEIEELTLEIANMQKVDSNVKYDVLEEFHQILEAKDYINRGGIEYAREVLDKAVGKDKAKTILERLTATLQVRPFDAIRKTDPAQLLNFIQGEHPQTIAMILAYLQASKASHVLSSLPQDIQADVSKRIAIMDRTSPDIIKDVEAILEKKLSSIVSNEYASTGGIDSIVDILNSVDRGTEKNILDKLDEEDPELANEIRQRMFVFEDIMLLDDKAVQLVMRQVDTHDVALALKTASEDVESKIYTNMSKRAADMLKEDIEFMGPVRLREVEEAQQRIVTVIRQLEDSGEIVVARGGESEVIV is encoded by the coding sequence ATGGTCGGAAAAATAAGTGGAAAAAACAAAGCAGCAATATTACTAGTGGCACTAGGACCTGATCTTTCTGCTCAGATCTTCAAACATTTAAGTGATGAAGAAATAGAAGAATTAACATTAGAAATAGCTAATATGCAAAAAGTCGATTCTAATGTAAAATATGATGTTCTTGAAGAGTTTCATCAAATTTTAGAAGCTAAAGATTATATAAATAGAGGCGGAATAGAATATGCTAGGGAAGTTTTGGATAAAGCGGTAGGAAAAGATAAGGCGAAAACGATTCTAGAAAGACTTACTGCAACACTTCAGGTTAGGCCTTTTGATGCTATACGTAAGACAGATCCTGCTCAACTACTTAACTTTATACAGGGGGAGCATCCTCAGACTATCGCTATGATTCTTGCATATTTACAAGCATCTAAAGCGTCACATGTGCTTTCATCATTGCCACAAGATATTCAAGCAGATGTTTCTAAACGAATTGCTATTATGGATAGAACCTCACCTGATATAATTAAAGATGTAGAAGCAATATTAGAAAAGAAACTGTCATCAATTGTGAGTAATGAATATGCAAGTACAGGTGGTATTGATTCGATAGTTGATATCTTAAACTCTGTGGATAGAGGAACTGAAAAGAATATTCTGGATAAACTAGATGAAGAAGACCCAGAGTTAGCAAACGAGATTAGGCAAAGGATGTTTGTCTTTGAAGATATCATGTTACTCGATGATAAAGCAGTTCAATTGGTTATGCGTCAGGTAGATACACATGATGTAGCCTTAGCACTTAAGACTGCTAGTGAAGATGTGGAATCTAAAATCTATACTAATATGTCAAAACGAGCTGCTGATATGTTAAAAGAAGATATAGAATTTATGGGACCAGTAAGATTGCGTGAAGTTGAAGAAGCACAACAGCGTATAGTAACCGTTATCCGTCAATTAGAAGATAGTGGAGAAATCGTTGTTGCTAGAGGAGGGGAGAGTGAAGTAATTGTCTAA
- a CDS encoding FliH/SctL family protein yields the protein MSNIIKASQIVGAYKVEDISIMKKNRAKSLKLLSKDDNDYSEEKSRILLEAEKQATEIIKKAEETAASMVKESEEELKIAQGQAVEKGYQEGYEKGYQEGQAKGLEEFKALSTNFQKIIKEIKKRINEDIDNNQKNIIDLVFKISTKVINAELMSNPESINNIVIEMLGQVADIEEVKVHINPVFLEYISQDDFKSAFPRQNLEFIANKELAEGDCIVETDFGGKDGRIKNKLKLLEKELLKEAGFDDEF from the coding sequence TTGTCTAACATTATTAAGGCCTCTCAGATAGTAGGAGCTTACAAAGTAGAAGATATAAGTATTATGAAAAAAAATAGAGCTAAAAGTCTTAAACTATTAAGTAAAGATGATAATGACTATAGTGAAGAAAAAAGCAGAATATTACTTGAAGCAGAAAAGCAAGCAACAGAAATTATAAAAAAAGCTGAAGAAACAGCTGCATCAATGGTAAAAGAAAGCGAAGAGGAACTTAAGATAGCACAAGGTCAAGCTGTTGAAAAAGGATATCAAGAGGGATATGAGAAAGGTTATCAGGAAGGACAAGCTAAAGGATTAGAAGAGTTTAAAGCTTTATCGACAAATTTTCAAAAAATTATCAAAGAGATTAAAAAAAGAATTAATGAAGATATAGATAATAATCAAAAAAATATCATTGACTTAGTTTTTAAAATTTCTACTAAAGTTATTAATGCTGAACTTATGAGCAACCCTGAATCTATTAATAATATAGTTATCGAGATGCTTGGGCAAGTTGCCGATATTGAAGAGGTAAAAGTTCATATAAATCCTGTGTTTTTAGAATATATCTCTCAAGATGACTTTAAGTCAGCATTCCCTCGACAGAATCTAGAATTTATTGCTAACAAGGAACTAGCTGAAGGTGACTGTATTGTTGAAACTGATTTTGGTGGAAAAGATGGTAGAATCAAAAACAAATTAAAACTATTGGAAAAAGAGTTATTAAAAGAGGCAGGTTTTGATGATGAGTTTTGA
- the fliI gene encoding flagellar protein export ATPase FliI — protein MMSFDLGDLSKQVDKVDISSNYGHITRVIGLVIESKGPQVAIGEICLVKTAKKTISTEVVGFDNNRVLLMPIGDMEGINPGARVIATGKKLRVKVGKALLGQILDGLGKPILNSSNLRSDFDYVPVMAQPPEPLLRERIKEPLSLGIRAIDGLLTCGNGQRVGIFAGSGVGKSTLMGMVARNTEADINVIGLIGERGREVKDFIERDLGEEGLKRSVLVVATSDKPALVRVKAAHVTTAIAEYFRDQGLNVLMMMDSVTRVAMALREVGLAVGEPPATRGYPPSVFAELPKLLERTGKNDKGSITALYTVLVEGDDFNEPISDTVRGILDGHIALSRHLAAKNHYPAIDVLESVSRVMTEIVDKEHLEAASVFKQMLADYNEAEDLINIGAYQSGSNPDVDRALENIDDMKKFLQQGINEELAFEESVKNLKSFLRV, from the coding sequence ATGATGAGTTTTGATTTAGGGGATCTTAGCAAGCAAGTAGATAAAGTGGATATAAGTAGTAATTATGGACATATTACAAGAGTCATAGGTTTAGTAATTGAATCTAAGGGTCCCCAGGTAGCTATTGGGGAAATTTGCTTGGTGAAAACAGCCAAGAAAACAATCAGTACAGAAGTTGTAGGTTTTGATAATAACCGAGTTTTGCTTATGCCTATTGGTGACATGGAGGGAATTAATCCTGGGGCCAGGGTGATAGCTACTGGTAAGAAACTAAGGGTAAAAGTAGGAAAAGCACTTCTAGGACAAATTCTCGATGGCCTTGGTAAACCTATTCTTAATTCTTCAAATCTACGAAGTGATTTTGATTACGTCCCTGTAATGGCCCAACCACCGGAACCACTATTAAGAGAAAGGATCAAAGAACCCTTGAGTTTGGGGATTCGTGCTATTGATGGACTTTTAACATGTGGTAATGGTCAAAGGGTAGGGATCTTTGCAGGTAGTGGTGTAGGAAAGAGTACTCTCATGGGTATGGTTGCCCGTAACACTGAAGCAGATATTAACGTAATTGGTCTGATAGGTGAGAGGGGTAGAGAGGTCAAGGATTTTATTGAACGAGATTTAGGAGAAGAAGGTTTAAAAAGGTCAGTACTTGTGGTTGCTACTTCAGATAAACCTGCATTGGTTAGGGTTAAAGCAGCACATGTAACTACAGCTATTGCAGAGTACTTTCGAGATCAGGGTTTAAATGTATTGATGATGATGGATTCTGTAACAAGGGTTGCTATGGCTTTACGTGAAGTTGGCCTAGCAGTTGGAGAACCGCCAGCAACTAGAGGTTATCCACCTTCGGTTTTTGCTGAATTACCGAAGTTGCTTGAAAGAACTGGTAAAAACGATAAAGGCTCTATAACTGCCTTATATACAGTTCTAGTTGAAGGTGATGACTTCAATGAACCAATTTCTGATACAGTACGTGGTATTTTAGATGGACATATAGCCTTATCTAGGCATTTGGCAGCAAAAAATCATTATCCAGCCATTGATGTATTAGAAAGTGTGAGTAGAGTAATGACTGAGATAGTTGATAAAGAACACTTAGAGGCAGCAAGTGTTTTTAAACAAATGTTAGCAGATTATAATGAAGCTGAAGATTTGATAAATATTGGTGCCTATCAAAGCGGCAGTAACCCTGATGTAGATAGGGCATTAGAAAATATAGACGATATGAAAAAATTTTTACAACAAGGAATTAATGAAGAACTGGCTTTTGAAGAAAGTGTTAAAAATTTAAAAAGTTTTCTTCGAGTATAG
- the fliJ gene encoding flagellar export protein FliJ, whose amino-acid sequence MKKFKFKLNKVLEVRELEEEEAQNKLLAEQKKAREIESNIISLEKSQEKLYQSIRDSEGKSMQENIAYRNFIQNNRQKIKETERTLLIQEQEVFQSRENYLEKKKKKEVLEKIKEKEYKKYYTEFLIKEQKELDEMALNMKGLEGV is encoded by the coding sequence ATGAAGAAATTTAAATTTAAGTTAAATAAAGTTCTAGAGGTAAGAGAACTAGAAGAAGAAGAAGCTCAAAATAAATTATTAGCAGAACAAAAAAAAGCTAGGGAAATTGAAAGTAATATTATTTCTTTAGAAAAATCTCAAGAAAAGTTATATCAAAGTATTAGAGACTCTGAAGGAAAGTCTATGCAAGAAAATATAGCATATAGGAATTTTATTCAGAATAACCGTCAGAAAATTAAAGAGACTGAAAGGACATTGTTAATACAAGAACAAGAAGTCTTTCAATCAAGAGAAAATTATCTTGAAAAAAAGAAGAAAAAAGAAGTTTTGGAAAAGATAAAAGAAAAAGAGTATAAAAAATACTATACAGAATTTTTAATTAAGGAACAGAAGGAACTTGATGAAATGGCGCTAAATATGAAGGGGCTAGAGGGGGTTTGA